The sequence CCGCCGCACGTCCCGGGGCACCACCTGGGCCTGAGCCACCTGATCGGCCTGGTCCTGCAGGTCGGCCTGCTGCTCATGGGGCTGACCGCGGCCTTCCTGGTCTGGCGTCAGTTGCGCGGCCGTCCGCGGCGCTCCGCCGCGCCGCAGCCGGTGCCACGGGCCGGCGTCGAGGAGCGGCTGGCCGAGGCCGTCGAGCTCGGCCGCCGGGCACTGCTCGGCTCGGACGCGCGGGCCGCCGTGATCGCCTGCTACGCGGCGATGGAGGAGTCACTGGCCGCCTCCGGCGTGACCCGCCGGGCCGCCGACAGTCCGACTGAGCTGCTGGAGCGCGCGGTGGCGGCCGGCACCGTGCGCGGCGCGGACGCGACGGCGCTCACCGCGCTCTTCCGCGAGGCCCGCTACTCGCGCCACCCGATGGGCGAGGCCCAGCTGAGCCGGGCCCGGGCGGCGCTGGACGCCATCGCGGCCTACCTGGACCAGCACCGGCCCCAGAGTGAAGAGGCGACCGTCTGATGGATCGTCAGCAGCGCCACGAGCGGTACACCTCCCCGACGCACGCGGCCCGGCAGGACGCGGCGATCGGGCGGGTCAGGCGCAGCTTCAGCGGCAACCAGGGAACCGGCCCTGAGAACGGGCATGGGAACGGGCCCGGGAACGGGCATGGAACCGGCCCCGGGAACGGGC is a genomic window of Kitasatospora azatica KCTC 9699 containing:
- a CDS encoding DUF4129 domain-containing protein, which encodes MGAPQEPAEPTEQPPEPQQDRRPAAHPALAVLAVAGLGFAALELRPASGLFSAGSAPLTGAFGLVLLLILGWLIALERVNRRYRAAVLEARELPPRAERLVEAARRLLPGAAIGVPVLLLACYLMQNRPTGGGAYRGDLRPDPYASVLAPSPSSTPLTGHPPHVPGHHLGLSHLIGLVLQVGLLLMGLTAAFLVWRQLRGRPRRSAAPQPVPRAGVEERLAEAVELGRRALLGSDARAAVIACYAAMEESLAASGVTRRAADSPTELLERAVAAGTVRGADATALTALFREARYSRHPMGEAQLSRARAALDAIAAYLDQHRPQSEEATV